In Caballeronia sp. SBC1, the DNA window CAATCTCTGCACCGAGCCGCCTTGCCTGCTGCAATGCACGGCTCGCCAGTTCGTCGCCCGACACACCGTTGGGGAAGCCGAGGTAGTTCTCAATACGCGAGGAGGTCCCGGCTTGCCCGCCTGGCGCTTCGCGCTCCAGCACCACAGTGCGCAAGCCTTCCGATGCACCGTACACCGCCGCAGCAAGACCGGCTGGGCCGCCACCAATGATCATCGTGTCGTATTCGGCAAGGCGAGGCTGTGTCTGCAGACCCAGCAACTCCGCAAGCTCGCGTGTCGTAGGTCGGCTCAGCACCGTCCCGTCGACCAGTCGCAATACCGGGCAATCCTGCTCTGGCGGACATGTTCCAGGCCAGCGCGCTGTCAGTTCGGGCGCATCCGGTGTCATCCAGTCGTAGCTGATCTGGTTGCGGGAGAGGAACTGGCGCAACACCGTGCAAGCGGTGTCCCAGCGACTTCCAATCATGATCACGCGGGCCTTGGGCGGCTCGGCGGAGAGGCCCTGCAATCCGCCAATGCGCTCGCGCGCAAGGGCGCCCATCTTGAACGCAATTTCCGGCGACGCGGCAGCAAGCACGTAGTAGCGCTGAGCGTCCACGCGCATGACACGCGACGGTTCAGCAGCCCGATAGGCGCCTGGAAACGGCGAACTCAGCGCGAGCGGCACTTCGCCAAAGATGGTTCCGGGCAGACGCCAGCCCAGCGTGCGCTCGATACCGTCGAACGTCTTGATGACTTCCATCTTGCCGGCCAGAACGGCGTACAGTGCGCCCTCTCCACCTTCATGGACCGCGAACTCACCCGCGCACAGATGCAGGTCTGCGGACGTGTGTGCGAGATGCTCCAGTTCATTGTCGGGGAGTGTTGAGAACAGCGGAATCGCCCGGATGTCGTCGATTGTCAGCATGGCTTCGTCCAAACAGGCAAGTGAGATGACACTCGGTCCAAGGGCTTTCGGGTCGTCGCATGACAAAAAGGACATGCGCCAAGCAGACCGCTCAGCCACCTGACGTTCGATGTGAGGCGGGCACAAGGCCGTTAGTCTTCCGTCGCGAGCGCGCTGGTACTGCTCGAACAGTTATGCGAACGCATAACACAACCGCGCTATAGACAGCAGGCAGACGTAGCCAGTATATGACCTTCAGATGCGAATGTTTATCCGGCGGAGCCAGTTCCTCCATGTAAGCGCGGCGGTAGCCGATCCTCCGAAGCGGCCAAGGTCGGAGCGTTTCAATACTCAGGCTGCGATGTGTTTTTGCATGAACACACTCAGTGGATCGTTCGTGTAATCGCCAAACGGTCCCCGGTGCTCGTAGCCGACCGAGGCATACAAAGCCAGTGCTTCATGTTGATGCGGTCCGGTTTCGAGCTTGAGCAGCTTACAGCCAGAGCCTATTGCCCGGGACTCGAGCAGAGCCAGGAGCTTCTTGGCGACGCCTTGCCCCCGGCCTCGAGGTCTGACATACATGCGTTTGAGTTCGCCAAATTCAGGGCAGAGGACTATTGCCCCACAGCCGAGTGCCTCGCCCGTACTATCCCTCGCAACGGCAAACAAGACATTCGGTTGCTTCAACGACGCCAAGTCAAGGATGTGTCTGCTCTCTGGCGGGTAAAGGGTGTCCTGGTAGGCGTCCAACTCAGCAATGAGCGCGATCACCCCCGGCGTCAGAATAGTTGTCGTGTTATCTGATTCTTATAGACATGGTCCGGGGGCGGTAAAATCAGGGTGAATGAAAACCTACTCAGCAGAAAGAAAAGAAGCGCTGGTGCGGCGCATGATGCCACCGGAAAACGCGCTGGTTTCGGCGCTGGCCAGAGAAACGGGGATTACCGAACAGACGTTGTACACGTGGCGCCGACAGGCGAAAGGACAAGGGTTGGCCGTGCCGGGCGATGGGAAGAATCCCGAAGCATGGTCTTCGGAGGACAAGTTTGCAGTAGTGCTGGAAACCGCGCCGCTCAATGCAGCGGAGCTGGCCGAGTATTGTCGTCGAAAGGGTCTTTATCCAGAACAGATATCCGCCTGGCGAGCCGCTTGCCGTTCGGCCAATGCGAATGCCACGGAGCAGGCACGCGAGCAGCGCCATCAGTCGAAGGACGACAAGAAGCGGATCCAGCAGCTCGAGAAGGAATTGCAGCGCAAGGAGAAGGCGCTGGCGGAAGCGGCTGCGCTGCTGATTCTGAGAAAAAAAGCCCAGGCGATCTGGGGAGACAAAGAGGACGATTAATCAACGTCCCGGATCGCCTGTTATGTGTATCGTTGATACGCGAGGCGGCGCAGTCAGGCTGCCGGCTGGAGAAGGCTTGCGACGAGCTGGGCCTGAGCCTGCGCACGTTCCAGCGCTGGGTGGGTGACGGTGACGCGGTGCACGCCGATGGCCGTACCACGACCGAACGGCCGCCGCCGGGTAACCAGCTGAGTGAGGCCGAACGGCAACAGATTCTTGAGGTAGCCAATAGTGCGGAGTTTGCCAGCTTGCCGCCCAGCCAGATCGTGCCAAGCCTGGCGGATCGCGGCGTGTATGTCGCGTCGGAATCGAGCTTTTACCGCGTGCTGCGCAGCGCCTCGCAGCAGCATCACCGGGGTCGTGCGCGCAAGCCTTCGACCCGGGTGGTGACCAGTCATTGTGCGACAGCGCCGAATCAGGTCTGGTCGTGGGACATCACGTGGCTGCAGGCGGCGGTCAAAGGACAGTACTACTACTGGTACATGATGCTGGACGTGTTCAGCCGCAAGATTGTTGCTCACGAAGTGCATGAAGCCGAATCGGCGGAACTGGCCGCGTTGCTGATGCGGCGTGCCAGTCTGGCCGAGGGCCTGGCAGGACGTCCTCTGGTGCTGCACTCGGATAACGGCAGCCCGATGAAGGGTGCGACGATGCTTGCCACTCTGGAGAACTTGGGGGTTGCGGCCTCGTTTAGCCGCCCGCGTGTGAGTAATGACAACCCGTACGCAGAGTCGCTGTTCCGCACCTGCAAGTACCGGCCCGACTATCCACGCAGGCCGTTCGGCAGCGTGGATGAGGCCCGTGCCTGGACGCAGAAGTTCGTGCGTTGGTACAACCAGGAGCACAAACACAGCGGCCTGAAATTCGTCACGCCGGCGCAGCGCCACAACGGCGTAGCCGCCGCAGTGCTCGCGCAACGTGAAGCCGTTTATGCAGAGGCCAGGCAGCGCAATCCACAGCGTTGGTCCCGATCGACGCGCAATTGGGAATTGAAGGATGAAGTCTGGCTCAATCCGGAGCGTATGCAGCCGGAAGAACTAAAGCAGTTTGCTTGAAGTGACGCGACAACTACGTTGACAACCGCCGATCACGTCAGGTTGATCGGGTGATTCGAAGGCGATAGTCATGGCAGAAGATGCGGGTCGGAAAGGAAATTAAAGTAGCGGACGACAAAAGAACAACCGATGAAGGCCGCTGTCTGGTGCTCATCTGCCGATTATCAACGGTCTATCCGCTGCTGTCGAACGTGTCGAAGGGGCCGACTTCGATCCGTCACCGAACAGCCGAAACCGACCCAGTGCCGCCCTTCGAATATACCCATGTCCCATGGCCGCCTGCGACCTAGCTCGGTCGTTCGCTCATTGAGTCCGTCGCTCTCCGGTATTATTTGAATTACTTGGAATTCGTCCAGCAAGGAACGAAGTGGACCGTAGAACCTGTGTACTGTTTGTCACGTCGGTTGTCGGGGCCACGTGTACGTCCGCTTGGGCTTCCATTCAACGACCAGTCGCATCTAGGTCACAAACCAAAGGGAGTAATTTGATGTCGGAAAACACATCGTTGCGGGAATTGTTCGACCGATGGGAAAGCGTATGGCACGAAGCCCGATTTGATCTGGTGCCCGAATGCGTTGGCCCGCACTACATCAGGCACGATGAAATGGGTGACCGGACAGTGACACGGGAAGCCTACGCGGAGGAGATTGCCAAGGTGCAAGCGGACCGTCCCGGCATCCGTGTCGTCGTCTACGATCATTCTTTTGAAGGCAACCGCGCATGGTTTCGCTTTGCGTTCAAATGGAACGACCCACAGACCGGAGAGCCGCGTAATCGCGCAGGCATGCAGGCCTATCGCACCGAGTCAGGCAAGCTCGTAGAGACATGGCTTTCGATGCAGCCGCTCGGCTCGATCTGGACCGATGAACCGCAAAAGCATTGGACCAGCCAACCGGCGATCGCATAAGTTTGCCACTGCTGATCAGCGCGTCAACGCCATGTGTTCGCGCTGGAGCGGACGTTCAAAAATTCCGATAGGCAGAATTTGATCGTCCGCACCTGGCCGCTCTCCGCCCTGGCAGCGTCTGACGAGTTCCGTACATTCCGAGCTTTGCAGAAGGTCAATCGGCCGACGCTGGCTGAGCCCGATGGCAGTTGTGGCAAGCCAGTGCTCCGCGGCATCCACGAAGACCAATCCGACCAGCCCCCATTCCCCACACGCCTTCATCCGACCGACCGCAGAGGGTCGGGCTGTACCACTCGCATACGCTAGGGTGCGCGTCGCACCGCTCGGGCTATTGGCGCGAATGGACTATGGAGTCTACGCTTGACGCGGCGGCCGGCTGGCTTGGGCGTCTAGCGTGTGACGTTCACCGGACATTGTCCCGGCAGTGGTCTACTTGCATTGCGTGAGCGTCGCCGGAGTCTTCCCTCTATGGGAATGGGACGTGGACGGGCAGCAACCTTTGCAGCAGCAAGCACCTGCGGCGGCGTCATGGGCAAGATCGCCATAACCGTGAACCAGTGCGATCACTTCGCTGGCGCCACCCTGCGCAACGACCTTGGATAGTTCAACGTTCTGGTCGGAGATCATCTTGACCTCGCCGGCGATGTCAAAAAGGGCAACAATTCTGCCAATCGCATGGAGAGATTTCACGGCGTTGAGCAACGCTACGCCGCGAGGCGCACTGAAGTGACGTTGAGTCGGGTGAATCGCTGAGGGGTGTATGGAGATCTGAGGATGAACAGCGTATGAGGGATGCTGGAACCCCGTTCAGCGAGATCTTGATTCTAATGATGCGTTTGAAAAGTAGTCCGGTAGTGTCCCGGAGAAACGCCGAGCACGTCAATGAAAGCCTTCCGCATCGCTTCATCGCTCCCAAATCGGCAGTGCGCGGCAATTTTCTCAAGCCCGTGTCCTGACTCCTGAAGCAGCCCGCGCGCTGCCTCTACCCGGCTTTGACGGACGTGACTGGCCGGCGTACAGCCGAACTCCGCTCGAAATACACGCGCGAAATTTCGGGGACTCATTGCCATGCGTTGAGCCAGGGACTCAACACTCAAAGGCTTGCGGAGGTTCTCGACAATCCAGACACACAGGTCTTCAAACGTTGGCGATTATAGATGCCCTGATCTTCGACCCATATGCTTTCCGGATCGACCCGAACATTGGGATGGCGCGTCTGTAGCTCGTTCACCCAATGCCAATGGGTGGCCGCGCGTTTTCCTTCAAGCAGGCCTGCATCGGCCAGTATGAATGCTCCGAGGCAAACGGAAGCGGTGCGTCGTGCTCTCTTGCTCATGCGGTGTCACCTTTCGGCGTAATGGCGCCGGGCATTTTCGCCGTAATGACGCCACCGGAAACGAGCAATTGGAGGGTTCGAACGGGGATCAAGGTTGCTTGATTTTGCCTCCTTTTGCAAGCTCGGTTCTAGGTGACTCGACGCCCGGTTTTAGTCCGCGATAGCTCTCGCCGTCGAGGACGATTTTGTGGGCACCATGACGCAAGCGGTCAAGGGTTGCCGCGCCGATCATCTTGTTACCTGGGAATGCTTCACCCCATTCCGGGAAGTCCAAATTGGAAGTTAAGATCGTGGCCGTGCGCTCATAACGCTCGGCGATCAGGTCGTGGAAGTCTTCATCGTCCGGCGAACGCAGTGGCTTGAGTCCGAAGTCGTCAATGATCAGAAGTGGAAGCTTGGCGAGATACTGGAAACGGCGGTCGTAGGTGCCCACGGCCGCCGCGCTGCGTAGACTTGATAGCAATTGGCTTTGCGTAGAGAACAAGACATCGTGTCCTTGCCGCGCAGCTGCATGTCCCAGCGCTTGTGCGAGATGACTCTTGCCAGTCCCACACGGGCCGGCGATCAGAACGGCTACTTTCTCGTCGATGAATCGGCACGTGGCCAGATCGTGGATGGCGGCTCGATTCAAACCTGGCAGCCGATCGAAGTCGAAGCCTTCGAGTGTCTTCTGGCTACGGAAGTTGGCGCGTCGCATGCGCAAGCTGAGTTTCTTGTTATCGCGCCGGGCTACTTCATCATGGATGAGCAGCGAGAGGAATTCGGTGAAGGCGAGCTTGCGATCAATGGCCTCGCGGTTGCGCGCTTCCAGCGAATCGAGGATGCCAGACAAGCGCAGTTGTTTAAGCAGTGGAGTCAGTTCAGGAATGGGATGCATGGCCGGCCTTATTGGAGAATGGTTTGTGTATTGCGGCAGAAACGGCCCCCTTCGGTGTAGGTGCTCGCCAGCGCATCAAAGGCGTTTAACAGCGTCAGCTGATCCAATCCCTTTTGCAGAATGGTCTTAACTGCCGTGTAATGCGGCGTGCCGTAATGGTTGGCGCGCGAGCAAGCAGCTTCGAGTCGAATCGCGCCGTATTTCTGTTTGAGCCGCAACACGCCTTGCACCGAGCGCATCTTGATTAAGACTTTGTCGCCGAAGAGCGCATGAACCAGGGCGTAGCAGGCAGGCCCGATCTGCTCAGCAGTTGCCAGACACCATTGAGTGTCCTGCAGTTGCCACGCTTGAGCAGCGGATGGCAGATGATCGTCTACGGTGCGGCGGCCCCCCGGACGGGTAAGACGCACGTGGGCGGCAACCGATTCCTGCCCGCGATAGAGTGTCACCATAGTGTCGGTCGCCTTGAGCCACAACTCCTGGCCGACCAGTCGATACGGGACCGAGTAAAAACTCTGCTCGAACTGAACGTGAGCGTCGCGATGCACCTTCCCCTTAGCCCACACCGCAAGCTCTGGTGGGACGTCTGGCAAGCTGCTTAGCAGGCTTCGTTCGACTTCCGCGAAGCGTTTGAGCGGCATCTCGCGGGTGGTCCCGTGAATGCGGTTGCCGGCCTCGTTCATGACCCAAGCGTGTATCTGGCGGTTGGCGTCAGCCAGACCGCGGAACTCCCGCAGTGGCAAGAAGCCTCGCTTTACAAATTTGACGCCCGATTCCACGATTCCCTTCTCGTAAGTCAGCAACTGTCTGTCATGAGGAACAACGCGTAGTCAAAGGCGCGTTCTTCGAGATCACCCATCCATTTCACCCGCTTCACGGAAATAGCTTCGTTTTGGTCAGCCGGCGGCTGAACTGGGGCGAGGATCGGGTGATGTATTTCGACGCGAACAAGCGCCTGCGTTCGGTTTTGGCATCCTGGACAGACGTGCCGGAACCGGATTTGTTCGCGCAAGCTTCGGGAGTTCGATCCTCGTTTAGAACGGACGACTTGCTTCGATTGCGTGCGCTAATCGACGATTTGCTAGGTGCTCGCGATGTCAAATAAATTTCGCCGCTCGTGTAAGGATAAATACGCCGTCATCATGATGCTGAAGCATCTGATTGACCAGGACGTCTTAAGTCTATCCAGCTCCAATTTGCCGTTATTTCAGAGTAAATCGATCATCGAAATCCTTGACAGATTGATTTTACTGTCATATTTTAGTTGTCATTTTAACAACAACGGATCCTCTAATGACCAAGCCGCCGTCAAAGCGAGATCGACTACGCGAACTCGGCGGCCTCAATCCTCATCCCGATCGAATACAAGCGCCCTGGTTCCGATC includes these proteins:
- a CDS encoding cyclic nucleotide-binding domain-containing thioredoxin-disulfide reductase — translated: MLTIDDIRAIPLFSTLPDNELEHLAHTSADLHLCAGEFAVHEGGEGALYAVLAGKMEVIKTFDGIERTLGWRLPGTIFGEVPLALSSPFPGAYRAAEPSRVMRVDAQRYYVLAAASPEIAFKMGALARERIGGLQGLSAEPPKARVIMIGSRWDTACTVLRQFLSRNQISYDWMTPDAPELTARWPGTCPPEQDCPVLRLVDGTVLSRPTTRELAELLGLQTQPRLAEYDTMIIGGGPAGLAAAVYGASEGLRTVVLEREAPGGQAGTSSRIENYLGFPNGVSGDELASRALQQARRLGAEIVVTRSVARIDVAGRSVHLDAGDVIRARTIILATGVTWRRLAIDGFERFIGKGIYYGASRSEANATHGLDVYLIGGGNSAGQAALYFANHARRVTLVLRGDSLEKSMSRYLVEQLRGKSNVGVQLRSEVVGAYGDTHLTAIDVRDGLSAEVRRHDCGGLFVFIGADAETEWLPAEIARDVRGYVLTGDDVVKAGRWSHSRDPYLLESSVPGVFACGDVRLSPVKRVASAVGEGSMAIAFAHKYLQHDAR
- a CDS encoding GNAT family N-acetyltransferase; the protein is MIALIAELDAYQDTLYPPESRHILDLASLKQPNVLFAVARDSTGEALGCGAIVLCPEFGELKRMYVRPRGRGQGVAKKLLALLESRAIGSGCKLLKLETGPHQHEALALYASVGYEHRGPFGDYTNDPLSVFMQKHIAA
- a CDS encoding IS3 family transposase (programmed frameshift); the encoded protein is MKTYSAERKEALVRRMMPPENALVSALARETGITEQTLYTWRRQAKGQGLAVPGDGKNPEAWSSEDKFAVVLETAPLNAAELAEYCRRKGLYPEQISAWRAACRSANANATEQAREQRHQSKDDKKRIQQLEKELQRKEKALAEAAALLILRKKGPGDLGRQRGRLINVPDRLLCVSLIREAAQSGCRLEKACDELGLSLRTFQRWVGDGDAVHADGRTTTERPPPGNQLSEAERQQILEVANSAEFASLPPSQIVPSLADRGVYVASESSFYRVLRSASQQHHRGRARKPSTRVVTSHCATAPNQVWSWDITWLQAAVKGQYYYWYMMLDVFSRKIVAHEVHEAESAELAALLMRRASLAEGLAGRPLVLHSDNGSPMKGATMLATLENLGVAASFSRPRVSNDNPYAESLFRTCKYRPDYPRRPFGSVDEARAWTQKFVRWYNQEHKHSGLKFVTPAQRHNGVAAAVLAQREAVYAEARQRNPQRWSRSTRNWELKDEVWLNPERMQPEELKQFA
- a CDS encoding nuclear transport factor 2 family protein; amino-acid sequence: MSENTSLRELFDRWESVWHEARFDLVPECVGPHYIRHDEMGDRTVTREAYAEEIAKVQADRPGIRVVVYDHSFEGNRAWFRFAFKWNDPQTGEPRNRAGMQAYRTESGKLVETWLSMQPLGSIWTDEPQKHWTSQPAIA
- a CDS encoding helix-turn-helix domain-containing protein encodes the protein MAMSPRNFARVFRAEFGCTPASHVRQSRVEAARGLLQESGHGLEKIAAHCRFGSDEAMRKAFIDVLGVSPGHYRTTFQTHH
- a CDS encoding DJ-1/PfpI family protein, coding for MSKRARRTASVCLGAFILADAGLLEGKRAATHWHWVNELQTRHPNVRVDPESIWVEDQGIYNRQRLKTCVSGLSRTSASL
- the istB gene encoding IS21-like element helper ATPase IstB; this translates as MHPIPELTPLLKQLRLSGILDSLEARNREAIDRKLAFTEFLSLLIHDEVARRDNKKLSLRMRRANFRSQKTLEGFDFDRLPGLNRAAIHDLATCRFIDEKVAVLIAGPCGTGKSHLAQALGHAAARQGHDVLFSTQSQLLSSLRSAAAVGTYDRRFQYLAKLPLLIIDDFGLKPLRSPDDEDFHDLIAERYERTATILTSNLDFPEWGEAFPGNKMIGAATLDRLRHGAHKIVLDGESYRGLKPGVESPRTELAKGGKIKQP
- a CDS encoding DUF5372 family protein; the encoded protein is MVSRRLNWGEDRVMYFDANKRLRSVLASWTDVPEPDLFAQASGVRSSFRTDDLLRLRALIDDLLGARDVK